The proteins below come from a single Candidatus Fermentibacter sp. genomic window:
- a CDS encoding VCBS repeat-containing protein, translating into MDWNGDGIPDIISGQRRGGIDLYAGNGDGTLRYAGHPVDAGGSEISTSYNSSPWLVDWNGDGVLDLLLAGYPTDTLHGGRLVVLPGIPSPDGVPVFDATGCIDLTFLCDLRRTTAQTGDLDGDGDWDLVLGCESGEVLYSENTGSDGEPRFTSS; encoded by the coding sequence GTGGATTGGAACGGCGACGGGATCCCCGACATCATCTCCGGGCAGAGGCGGGGCGGCATAGACCTGTACGCCGGAAACGGCGACGGGACTCTTCGTTACGCAGGTCACCCGGTCGATGCCGGCGGGAGCGAGATATCCACGAGCTACAACTCCTCCCCGTGGCTCGTCGACTGGAACGGAGACGGAGTGCTCGACCTCCTGCTGGCAGGATATCCGACCGACACCCTTCACGGGGGCCGGCTCGTGGTACTGCCGGGAATCCCTTCACCCGACGGAGTGCCTGTCTTCGACGCCACCGGCTGCATCGACCTGACCTTCCTCTGCGACCTGAGGCGGACCACCGCGCAGACCGGCGATCTCGACGGGGATGGAGACTGGGACCTTGTCCTGGGCTGCGAATCGGGGGAGGTCCTCTACTCCGAGAACACGGGATCGGATGGAGAACCCCGCTTCACCTCCAGCA